In Brienomyrus brachyistius isolate T26 chromosome 2, BBRACH_0.4, whole genome shotgun sequence, the genomic window ACATTACAGGCACACTTACATCAAGGACAGAGGCCAGGTGCTTCGCCTGGTTGGCCAGTTCCTTCAGTTGTATGTTTTGTTCCTGTAGTGATGctatttcttccttccttttgtTTAATGTAAGATGCAGCTGTAAAATAGAACACAAAATCCTCCATTATAAAACAACAGTGAAAAGCATATGTGCCATGGCCTAATTCTTTGATAATGTCGAGATAAACACGTCGCCTCCGGTAGTTCAGGGGGGACACCTGGCTGTTGGCCTCCAAAGCGTCTCCTAGGGCCAGATGATGATGCTCAGCCAGGCATCTCCAGTCATGTTCAGCCAGAGGTGAAGGCTGTAGCTGGCTTTGGGGTTCAGGAAGCCCTGCAGAGGTGTATGGCAGACAATCGTGCAAGGTGCCATCTTGGAGAGATGGCAGGGGCAGTGTAGCACACTCCTGAATATCACTGAGCAAAAGACTGTTGGGAATCAAGCCTGCCTCAAGGTCAGGGGATTCTGGGAGAGGAGAGAGACCGATGACTACAGTAGAATCAGCTCACGGGCAACATAAAAAGACATTATAGTCACTAGTGCTATTTACATAAGCTTATTTAGATAAACTGCATAAAGTATACATTTAACTGACTATACAAGATAGGACACATAAAAGGTAATATTCTACATGTTATGCAATACATTATAAATTGGAAATATGCTGTTCGTTTTCTCAGAAACCTGTATTATTCAGAAAAGGTTTTAAATTGTATACCAGTTGAATTTATGTACTTCACTTGGTTCGGAAAATTTTACAAGTCAAAATAAAGGAAATGTACTAAATTATTAAAACCGATCATTTCTCACACATTTTCCATTTACCTACATTTCACtttcataaataataattatccatcaaATAGAATTTATAGCGATTCTCACCTGGCATAAAGCTGATAGCACAATCCTCGAAGTCTTGAATATCGTATCGTAACGTATCTTCCTGAATACAACACAACATATAACATATACATAAacggtttaatttaattatgaaTATAATCCAAGCCGCGCCGAAATCAACatttacaaattattttaactggcatgttaCCTGAACACCATATTCCATATATGTCAAAGGTAGATAAGGGCAGGTTTGAATTGCCATGTTGAACAGTTTATGAAATCAGCGATTATTTTGCCAAAATTCCGTCGATAGTGCTATATGGTGAATATCTGACCATGAACGCCGAGGTAAGAGTCATCCACTTTGTGGTGGGACAGATATAGTGAAGTACATCGCCAGTGAGTTCCGGGGATGCTGCTACTAGTTCtaatgtaacccccccccccccccccccccgaacccccGCCATGCTATAGGTCAGCGGCACGAGCCAACCAAACAGCCCGCCCTGCACATTCCTGCACACCCCGCTGTGCAAAGTgtcaaacattaacaaaagcgtGCAACGTGAGCCCAGCGTGCTCCATCAAGCATTGTCCGTGTACACTATCAGCAATCAGCTCTTAATTGTTACAGATGTTCTTACAGTTACAATATGTTCTATGGATAATACACTAAAGCTTTTTTATTCAGGATCTTTGGAAATACATGCAGTATGTTACGACTGCAAAAATAGCATCGATCCAATTAATTTAACCAGTTTTACGATAATAAAATGAATGCTGATCATTTTGCATTGTGTGTGGAATTTTCCAACTGGAAGCAACCAGTGTCCCAGTCATACAGGTAGGTGTTTCGCAATTGCAGCCTGCAGTTCTTGCGTTAAAGGGTCTTAcctgtgtgtttttactgaCATCCCTGCGCCTTAGCACCGATGAGCAGTCCCCCAAATCTTGCCATGCGATCGTTGCAAAGGCTACCAGTAATAAATGATTAATTAACCAACTACTCAAATAAATATGCACTCTAT contains:
- the LOC125718790 gene encoding multicilin isoform X2, whose protein sequence is MAIQTCPYLPLTYMEYGVQEDTLRYDIQDFEDCAISFMPESPDLEAGLIPNSLLLSDIQECATLPLPSLQDGTLHDCLPYTSAGLPEPQSQLQPSPLAEHDWRCLAEHHHLALGDALEANSQLHLTLNKRKEEIASLQEQNIQLKELANQAKHLASVLDRLMTAREAQAAHFVPPTSDSPLRCGAKRRRLEDQNDLHSSCEDVDDILRDITERCNAVLRKDTTLLATRQEENEEAASPQNMEAINMYGSFTGIRTSTPRRRTHEEGGVVEEDSAFRTSIRDHCTIRTLTFPQGHAFTSTTPQGGYRFRWVPN